A DNA window from Mesorhizobium sp. C432A contains the following coding sequences:
- a CDS encoding response regulator transcription factor — translation MRARIVIVEDEPDLRDAVAEYLGANGYDVTQAGSAAEARALLETESFHLAILDIAMPGEDGLSLGRWLRSKIPVGIIYATAAGTALDRIVGLELGADDYIVKPYELREVLARVRSVLRRVPQPSPPQAAKTQADGGRRLTFGPFQADLDGRLVTGANGAVIDMAKSEFDVLEVFLTRANRLLTRSAISEAIGFVEDPESSRAVDIRIMRLRKKIETDPANPKFLRTVRGEGYIFSLPTGDGH, via the coding sequence GTGCGGGCACGGATTGTCATCGTCGAGGACGAGCCCGATCTCCGGGACGCGGTCGCCGAGTATCTCGGCGCCAACGGCTACGATGTGACCCAGGCCGGAAGCGCGGCCGAGGCGCGCGCCTTGCTGGAGACGGAATCGTTTCATTTGGCCATTCTCGACATCGCCATGCCGGGCGAGGACGGACTGTCGCTCGGCCGCTGGCTGCGCTCGAAAATACCGGTCGGCATCATCTATGCCACGGCTGCCGGCACCGCACTCGACCGCATTGTCGGGCTGGAGCTTGGCGCCGACGACTACATCGTCAAGCCCTACGAGTTGCGTGAGGTGCTGGCTCGTGTGCGCAGCGTGCTGCGCCGCGTTCCGCAGCCGAGCCCGCCCCAGGCGGCGAAGACACAAGCCGATGGCGGCCGCCGCCTGACCTTCGGCCCGTTCCAGGCCGACCTCGACGGCAGGCTTGTCACCGGCGCCAACGGCGCCGTCATCGACATGGCCAAGAGCGAGTTCGATGTGCTGGAGGTTTTCCTGACCCGCGCCAACCGGCTGTTGACGCGATCGGCGATCTCCGAGGCGATTGGTTTTGTCGAGGATCCTGAATCGTCGCGCGCCGTCGACATTCGCATCATGCGGCTGCGCAAGAAGATCGAAACCGATCCGGCCAATCCGAAATTTTTGCGCACAGTGCGCGGCGAAGGCTATATCTTCTCGCTGCCGACCGGTGACGGGCACTAG
- a CDS encoding response regulator transcription factor, translating into MAARSVIALVSVADVVAGDLADHLDRRGHDVREARQPWEAESLLSAGGIDIVIVGDSLSQAEGRDLLRRYGGGQSADGKAGPDFILICRPADLVDKVLALELGAADVVESPLNVRELAARIGGLLTRRGRSAQELIVLENATVDLRSAIVMHRSGTEEQLSPGQVALLRLFLASPRKVLTRDDIIAAAPAENADAFDRSIDSRIVRLRRKLDTETITTIRGAGYRFDPPTQRAD; encoded by the coding sequence ATGGCTGCACGATCCGTCATCGCGCTGGTTTCCGTCGCCGATGTGGTGGCCGGCGATCTTGCCGATCATCTCGACCGGCGCGGCCATGACGTGCGCGAGGCGCGGCAGCCCTGGGAAGCTGAATCCCTGCTTTCGGCCGGAGGCATCGATATCGTCATCGTCGGCGACAGCCTCAGCCAGGCGGAGGGGCGGGACCTGCTCAGGCGTTATGGCGGCGGCCAGAGCGCGGACGGGAAGGCGGGGCCGGATTTCATCCTGATCTGCCGGCCGGCCGATCTGGTCGACAAGGTGCTGGCGCTCGAGCTTGGCGCCGCAGATGTCGTCGAAAGTCCGCTCAATGTCAGGGAGCTTGCCGCGCGCATCGGCGGCCTGCTGACGCGGCGCGGCAGGTCCGCCCAGGAACTGATCGTGCTGGAAAATGCCACCGTCGATTTGCGGTCGGCCATCGTCATGCACCGTTCGGGTACGGAAGAACAGCTGTCGCCGGGCCAGGTGGCGCTGCTCAGGCTGTTTCTGGCCAGCCCGCGCAAGGTGCTGACGCGCGACGACATCATTGCGGCGGCGCCCGCCGAAAATGCCGATGCCTTCGACCGCTCGATCGATTCGCGCATCGTGCGGCTGCGCCGCAAGCTCGACACCGAAACCATCACAACTATACGCGGCGCAGGCTACCGGTTCGACCCGCCGACGCAGCGCGCCGACTGA
- a CDS encoding L,D-transpeptidase gives MYKAISAKLINVTAAAGGAALLLGTANSTAHAAANQIVARVSLSQQTMEVLVDGRPTFAWKVSTGDSAHVTPTGSFKPTRMHEMWHSKKYDNAPMPHSVFFSGGYAVHATNAIKRLGRPASHGCVRLHPDNAADFYQLVETFGPTNTSIVIVK, from the coding sequence ATGTACAAAGCCATTTCCGCCAAACTCATCAACGTCACCGCCGCAGCCGGCGGCGCCGCGCTTCTGCTTGGCACCGCCAACAGCACCGCCCATGCCGCGGCAAACCAGATCGTGGCGCGTGTTTCGCTGTCGCAGCAGACCATGGAAGTGCTGGTCGATGGCCGGCCGACTTTCGCCTGGAAGGTCTCGACCGGCGACAGTGCGCATGTCACGCCGACCGGCTCGTTCAAGCCGACCCGCATGCACGAGATGTGGCATTCGAAGAAATACGACAACGCGCCGATGCCGCATTCGGTCTTCTTCAGCGGCGGCTACGCCGTGCATGCGACCAACGCCATCAAGCGGCTGGGACGGCCGGCGTCGCATGGCTGCGTGCGGCTGCATCCCGACAATGCCGCCGACTTCTACCAGTTGGTCGAAACCTTCGGCCCGACCAACACCAGCATCGTCATCGTCAAGTAG
- a CDS encoding efflux RND transporter permease subunit, whose product MNFSDIFIRRPVLSTVLACMILLLGFQGIFNLSIRQYPKVDETAITITTAYPGASADLIQGFISAPIARAVASTENIDYVTSSSRPSSSTVVVQMKLGSNPDVALTEVLSKVQGVRGTLPDASKDPVIVKGTGQEFAMMYISMQNPNMSKEQLTEYIERVVRPRMSTVEGVADVQIFGAEEYSMRVWIDPVKLAARGVTAAEVLAAINNSNFLSAPGNTENEYVVSSITVRSTLQTPEAFAELPLRSTDGQVVRLRDVARVELAAESTDTRVSFNGKPGTFLAIFPTPAANPLTTAEAIHKIVPLIQETLPKGMTIEIVYDSTEQISASIDEVFKTIAEAVAIVVVVILLFLGSFRSVMMPIVTIPLSLVGVCFLLFAVGYSINLLSLLAMVLAIGLVVDDAIVVVENIHRHMEEDHMSPMQAAFNGMREIFSAIVAMTITLAAVFAPLAFTGGLTGALFREFAVTLAGSVVLSGLIAVTITPMMAARLLKAGSHSRFQRVVDGTFSRVEHVYERAVTASLRNRPVTLLMVVALVALTGFMFTKTSSELAPEEDQGFLLSIVTAPRYATSDYTETYVNQILGLVKDIPETRAQFSAVAFGGATNGAFVGFAFKDWAERQRNSKELQADIQGRLGKVAGVEAFVFAPPTLPGSGGGLPISMVVRSTGGSAEVYEAAEQIKNKAQASGRFIVVQNSMSFDAPQVTVTIDRDRAAALNLPIADIGQTLTLLVGGAEVAQFDRDSNSYDIIPQVPKEFRDNPEKLGEYFVRSVTGEMVPLSAVVKISTNAAPAAIEQFNQLNSATISALPLPGVTTGDGLQTLENLAKESLPDTFFIDYSGQSRQEKEQGNTILIAFAAAVIVIYLVLAAQFESFRDPLIIMMAVPLSIFGAIVPLNLGLGTLNIYTQVGLITLIGLITKHGILLVEFANQQRELHGMRRRDAIVASAKVRLRPILMTTAAMALGVVPLIVSSGAGAAARYSMGLVIFTGILVGTMFTLFVVPMFYTFIASKDLPHHAEKPDPKLMPVHAD is encoded by the coding sequence ATGAACTTTTCCGACATCTTCATTCGCCGGCCGGTCCTCTCCACCGTCCTCGCCTGCATGATCCTGCTCCTGGGTTTCCAGGGCATCTTCAACCTGTCGATCCGGCAGTATCCCAAGGTTGACGAGACGGCGATCACCATCACCACCGCCTATCCCGGCGCCAGCGCCGACCTGATCCAGGGCTTTATCTCCGCCCCGATCGCGCGGGCCGTCGCCTCGACCGAGAACATCGACTACGTCACCTCGTCCAGCCGGCCGTCTTCGAGCACTGTGGTCGTCCAGATGAAGCTCGGCTCCAATCCGGATGTCGCGCTCACCGAGGTCCTGTCGAAGGTGCAGGGCGTACGCGGCACCTTGCCGGATGCATCCAAGGACCCGGTCATCGTCAAGGGCACCGGCCAAGAGTTCGCGATGATGTACATCTCGATGCAGAATCCGAACATGAGCAAGGAGCAGCTCACCGAATATATCGAGCGCGTCGTGCGGCCCCGCATGTCGACGGTCGAAGGTGTCGCCGACGTGCAGATCTTCGGCGCCGAGGAATATTCGATGCGGGTCTGGATCGACCCGGTCAAGCTTGCTGCGCGTGGCGTCACCGCCGCCGAAGTGCTGGCGGCGATCAACAACTCCAACTTCCTGTCGGCGCCCGGCAACACCGAGAACGAATATGTCGTCTCCTCGATCACGGTTCGCTCGACGCTGCAGACGCCTGAGGCCTTTGCCGAGCTTCCGCTGCGCTCGACGGACGGCCAGGTGGTGCGCTTGCGCGACGTGGCGCGAGTCGAGCTTGCCGCCGAGAGCACCGACACGAGGGTGAGCTTCAATGGCAAGCCCGGCACCTTCCTCGCCATCTTCCCGACGCCGGCCGCCAACCCGCTGACAACGGCGGAGGCGATCCACAAGATCGTGCCTTTGATTCAAGAGACGCTGCCGAAAGGCATGACCATCGAAATCGTCTACGATTCCACCGAACAGATCAGCGCCTCGATCGATGAAGTGTTCAAGACCATCGCCGAAGCCGTCGCCATCGTCGTCGTGGTCATCCTGTTGTTCCTCGGCTCATTCCGCTCGGTGATGATGCCGATCGTGACCATCCCGCTGTCGCTGGTCGGCGTCTGCTTTCTTTTGTTTGCGGTCGGCTATTCGATCAACCTTCTGTCGCTGCTGGCCATGGTGCTGGCCATCGGCCTTGTCGTCGACGACGCTATCGTGGTGGTGGAGAACATTCATCGCCACATGGAGGAGGACCACATGTCGCCGATGCAGGCGGCCTTCAACGGCATGCGCGAGATTTTCTCCGCCATCGTGGCCATGACCATCACGCTCGCCGCCGTGTTCGCGCCGCTGGCCTTCACCGGCGGCCTGACCGGCGCGCTGTTCCGCGAGTTCGCGGTGACGCTCGCCGGTTCGGTGGTGCTGTCCGGCCTCATAGCCGTCACCATCACGCCGATGATGGCGGCGCGTCTGCTCAAGGCGGGATCGCACAGTCGCTTCCAGCGCGTCGTCGACGGAACCTTCAGCCGTGTCGAGCATGTCTATGAGCGGGCGGTCACCGCCTCCTTGAGAAATCGACCGGTGACGCTGCTGATGGTCGTGGCGCTGGTTGCGCTCACCGGCTTCATGTTCACCAAGACCTCGAGCGAACTGGCGCCGGAAGAGGACCAGGGCTTCCTGTTGTCGATCGTGACGGCACCGCGCTACGCGACCTCGGACTACACCGAGACCTACGTCAACCAGATCCTCGGCCTGGTGAAGGACATTCCCGAAACCAGGGCGCAATTCTCTGCCGTTGCCTTTGGCGGCGCCACCAACGGCGCCTTTGTCGGCTTCGCCTTCAAGGATTGGGCCGAGCGCCAGCGCAACTCAAAGGAGCTTCAAGCCGATATCCAGGGACGCCTCGGCAAGGTGGCCGGCGTCGAGGCCTTCGTCTTCGCGCCGCCGACGCTGCCGGGCTCCGGCGGCGGCCTGCCGATCTCCATGGTGGTGCGCTCGACCGGTGGCTCCGCCGAGGTCTACGAGGCGGCCGAGCAGATTAAGAACAAGGCGCAGGCCTCCGGCCGCTTCATCGTCGTGCAAAACTCGATGTCCTTTGACGCTCCGCAGGTGACGGTGACCATCGACCGCGACCGCGCGGCGGCTCTCAACCTGCCGATCGCCGACATCGGCCAGACGCTGACGCTGCTGGTCGGCGGCGCCGAAGTGGCTCAGTTCGACCGCGACTCCAACAGCTACGACATCATCCCGCAGGTGCCGAAGGAATTCCGCGACAATCCCGAGAAGCTCGGCGAATATTTCGTGCGTAGCGTGACCGGCGAAATGGTGCCGCTTTCAGCGGTAGTGAAGATTTCGACCAACGCCGCGCCGGCCGCGATCGAGCAGTTCAACCAGCTGAACTCGGCGACGATATCAGCGCTGCCGCTTCCCGGCGTCACCACGGGCGACGGGCTGCAGACCCTGGAGAACCTTGCCAAGGAGAGCCTGCCCGATACCTTCTTCATCGATTATTCCGGCCAGTCCCGGCAGGAGAAGGAGCAGGGCAACACGATCCTTATCGCGTTCGCAGCCGCCGTAATCGTCATCTATCTGGTGCTGGCGGCGCAGTTCGAAAGCTTCCGCGACCCGCTGATCATCATGATGGCGGTGCCACTGTCGATCTTTGGCGCCATCGTGCCGCTCAATCTGGGGCTTGGAACGCTCAATATCTACACGCAGGTCGGCCTGATCACACTGATAGGTCTGATCACCAAGCATGGCATTCTTCTGGTCGAGTTCGCCAACCAGCAGCGCGAGCTGCATGGCATGAGGCGGCGCGATGCGATCGTCGCCTCGGCCAAGGTGCGCTTGCGGCCGATCCTGATGACGACAGCGGCGATGGCGCTCGGCGTCGTGCCGCTGATCGTGTCCAGTGGTGCTGGTGCGGCGGCGCGCTATTCGATGGGCCTCGTGATCTTCACCGGCATCCTGGTCGGAACCATGTTCACCCTGTTCGTGGTGCCGATGTTCTACACCTTCATCGCCAGCAAGGACCTGCCGCACCACGCCGAAAAGCCAGACCCGAAGCTGATGCCGGTGCACGCGGACTGA
- a CDS encoding efflux RND transporter periplasmic adaptor subunit, whose product MKRFISITAILLLLALVCVGVVGFNLFRDNAIKQYFATMKPPATTVSTVVVKPSDWTPGVEAIGTVRAVRGVDLTVETSGIVKDILFHANQKVPVDSVLLQLDDAVERADLVAAKAQSVSDKTALERALELQRRGVGTDATLDTAQAAASASAAQVNKLQAVLDQKQLTAPFAGTVGIPKIDLGQYLSPGNAVVTLQDLDTMRVDFSVPEQQLPLLKIGQAVRLGLGGTGGGADMPFAGSIRGIDPKIDASSRLVSVRGEVANPDGKLTPGQFVQVRVELPQEKNILSLPQTALTSSLYGDFVFVVVPAKPAEGAPAAKPEEKPAAGADAAKPAADAKPADAKPAAEDAAAKPADKPAVDPAKPAAEPEKPALVLSQVFVKPGRRNDGMVEIIEGIKTGDEVVTAGQNRLFNGMSVAVDNTIDPSKSANQQAQQ is encoded by the coding sequence GTGAAGCGCTTCATCTCTATCACCGCAATTCTGCTTCTGCTCGCTCTGGTGTGCGTCGGCGTTGTCGGCTTCAACCTGTTCCGCGACAACGCTATCAAACAGTATTTCGCCACCATGAAGCCGCCGGCGACGACCGTATCGACGGTTGTCGTCAAGCCTTCCGACTGGACGCCGGGCGTCGAGGCGATCGGCACGGTACGCGCCGTGCGCGGTGTCGACCTTACCGTCGAGACCAGCGGCATCGTCAAGGACATCCTTTTCCATGCCAACCAGAAGGTGCCGGTCGATTCGGTCCTGCTGCAGCTCGACGATGCCGTCGAACGCGCGGATCTGGTCGCGGCCAAGGCGCAGTCCGTGTCCGACAAGACGGCGCTCGAACGCGCGCTGGAGCTGCAGCGGCGCGGCGTCGGAACGGATGCCACGCTCGACACCGCTCAAGCCGCTGCATCGGCCTCCGCCGCGCAGGTCAACAAGCTGCAGGCCGTGCTCGATCAGAAGCAGCTGACGGCGCCGTTCGCCGGCACCGTGGGCATCCCCAAGATCGACCTCGGCCAATATCTCTCGCCCGGCAACGCAGTGGTGACCTTGCAGGATCTGGACACCATGCGGGTCGATTTCTCGGTACCCGAACAGCAGCTGCCGCTGCTCAAGATAGGCCAGGCGGTGCGGCTCGGCCTCGGCGGCACCGGCGGCGGCGCCGACATGCCGTTTGCCGGCTCCATTCGCGGCATCGATCCCAAGATCGACGCTTCAAGCCGCCTGGTGTCCGTCCGCGGCGAGGTCGCCAACCCTGACGGCAAGCTGACGCCCGGCCAGTTCGTCCAGGTTCGCGTCGAGCTGCCGCAGGAGAAAAACATTCTGTCCTTGCCGCAGACGGCATTGACGTCGAGCCTCTATGGCGACTTCGTCTTCGTCGTCGTTCCGGCGAAGCCGGCGGAAGGCGCCCCAGCCGCGAAACCCGAGGAAAAGCCTGCCGCGGGGGCCGACGCAGCAAAGCCGGCGGCAGATGCAAAGCCGGCAGACGCGAAACCGGCTGCCGAAGACGCCGCGGCGAAGCCCGCGGACAAGCCGGCTGTCGACCCCGCGAAGCCCGCGGCAGAACCGGAAAAGCCGGCGCTCGTGCTGTCGCAGGTGTTCGTGAAGCCCGGCCGCCGCAACGACGGCATGGTCGAGATCATCGAGGGCATCAAGACCGGTGACGAGGTCGTCACCGCCGGTCAGAACCGTCTCTTCAACGGCATGTCCGTCGCTGTCGACAACACCATTGACCCCAGCAAGTCGGCTAACCAGCAGGCTCAGCAATGA
- a CDS encoding TetR/AcrR family transcriptional regulator has product MKTQRANSRDKILAAAADVARETGPGSLSLDAVASRAGVSKGGLLYNFPTKAKLMQGLVENYLRAFELALESGRVAGASGESLLATYIRLSADDCEEPKPTASWIFSAIAEDPDFLTPIKAFKSQLLQRLKSETPDLKTLLVCFLAIEGLRSMNLFDSDVLSADERHLLVSALLEIAG; this is encoded by the coding sequence ATGAAGACCCAAAGGGCAAATTCGCGCGACAAGATACTCGCCGCCGCCGCCGATGTCGCACGCGAGACCGGTCCCGGCAGCCTGTCGCTTGACGCCGTCGCCAGCCGCGCCGGCGTGTCGAAAGGCGGCCTGTTATATAACTTTCCGACCAAGGCCAAACTGATGCAGGGCCTGGTGGAGAATTACCTGCGCGCGTTCGAGCTGGCGCTGGAATCGGGCCGTGTCGCCGGCGCCAGCGGCGAGAGCCTGCTCGCCACCTATATCCGGCTCTCGGCGGATGATTGTGAGGAGCCGAAGCCGACGGCTTCGTGGATATTCTCGGCGATCGCCGAGGATCCGGATTTCCTGACGCCGATAAAAGCCTTCAAGTCACAGCTGCTGCAGCGGCTGAAGAGCGAGACGCCGGACCTCAAGACGCTGCTGGTCTGCTTTCTGGCCATCGAAGGGCTGCGCAGCATGAACCTCTTCGATTCCGACGTGCTGTCCGCCGACGAACGCCACTTGCTGGTATCGGCCCTACTGGAGATTGCGGGATAG
- a CDS encoding sulfurtransferase/chromate resistance protein, whose translation MPSTTAITVAQLSRLVGLSDAPVLVDVRIDEDYDADPRLLPASCRRDFKSVSSWAAEFTGAHAVVICQKGLKLSQGVAAWLRHEGIAAESLEGGFEAWQAAKGLLVKADKIPPRDDKGRTVWVTRARPKVDRIACPWLIRRFVDPSAVFLFVEPSEVLAAADRFGAVAFDIDDVFWSHRGERCTFDTMIEEFGLRSEALDRLALIVRAADTARLDLVPQAAGFLAASLGLSRMFRDDLEQLDAGMLLYDAFFRWCRDATDETHNWPSAGKAP comes from the coding sequence ATGCCGTCAACAACCGCAATCACCGTAGCGCAGCTTTCCCGCCTTGTCGGTCTGTCCGACGCGCCTGTTCTTGTCGATGTCCGCATCGACGAAGACTACGACGCCGATCCGCGGCTGCTTCCGGCCTCGTGCCGGCGCGACTTCAAGTCTGTTTCGAGCTGGGCGGCCGAGTTCACGGGGGCTCATGCTGTCGTCATCTGCCAGAAGGGGCTGAAGCTCTCGCAAGGCGTTGCCGCATGGCTGCGCCATGAGGGCATTGCTGCCGAATCCCTTGAAGGCGGCTTCGAGGCGTGGCAGGCGGCCAAGGGACTTCTGGTCAAGGCCGACAAGATACCGCCCCGCGACGACAAGGGCCGCACGGTCTGGGTGACGCGTGCCCGCCCCAAGGTCGACCGCATCGCCTGTCCCTGGCTGATCCGCCGCTTCGTCGATCCCTCGGCGGTGTTCCTGTTTGTCGAGCCGTCTGAAGTGCTGGCGGCCGCCGATCGGTTTGGGGCGGTTGCCTTCGACATCGACGACGTGTTCTGGAGCCATCGCGGCGAGCGCTGCACCTTCGACACGATGATCGAAGAGTTCGGGTTGCGGTCCGAAGCGCTCGATCGCCTTGCGCTGATCGTGCGTGCAGCCGATACGGCGCGCCTCGATCTCGTACCGCAGGCGGCCGGGTTCCTCGCTGCATCGCTCGGGCTGTCGCGCATGTTCCGCGACGATCTCGAACAGCTTGATGCCGGCATGCTGCTCTACGATGCGTTCTTCAGATGGTGCCGCGATGCCACTGACGAAACCCACAATTGGCCCAGCGCGGGCAAAGCGCCATGA
- the chrA gene encoding chromate efflux transporter, producing the protein MSALAADDDAQATEAPVVPTFRQAAKLWARIGLLSFGGPAGQIALMHKELVEDRRWIGEQRFLHALNYCMLLPGPEAQQLAIYIGWLLHRTAGGLVAGILFVLPGAFVMLGLSIFYVLYNDAPVIEALFFGIKAAVLAVVVEAVLRIGKRALKNRVMVAIAVAAFLAIYVIRLPFPLIILVAGLTGWIGNRLAPARFSGAARGKDNLPDVRGAVDVMFERGDLAHTKPTKWHAPRTIAIWLPIWLGPVVLILALTGPASVWAQLGGFFSLMAVVTFGGAYAALSYVAQAAVTSFGWLAPGEMVDGLGLAETTPGPLILVLQFVGFVAAYRHAGAMGPLVAGSLGALLTLWVTFVPCFFWIFLGAPYIEALRGNKALSAALSAITAAVVGVVMNLALWFALHVVFGALHRFGLGMELPVLSSLDWRAALLAAAAMVAMLKLRIGMLPTLAGSALAGLALLALPA; encoded by the coding sequence ATGAGCGCCCTCGCCGCGGACGACGATGCACAGGCTACCGAGGCTCCGGTCGTCCCGACCTTCCGCCAAGCCGCGAAACTGTGGGCAAGGATCGGCCTGCTCTCCTTCGGCGGGCCGGCCGGACAGATCGCGCTGATGCACAAGGAATTGGTCGAGGATCGCCGCTGGATCGGCGAGCAGCGGTTCCTGCATGCGCTCAACTACTGCATGCTTCTGCCAGGCCCCGAGGCACAGCAGCTCGCCATCTATATCGGCTGGCTGCTGCACCGGACCGCCGGCGGCCTCGTCGCCGGCATCCTGTTCGTGCTGCCCGGTGCGTTTGTCATGCTGGGCCTCAGCATCTTCTACGTGCTTTACAATGATGCGCCTGTCATCGAGGCGCTGTTTTTCGGCATCAAGGCGGCGGTGCTGGCCGTCGTCGTCGAGGCGGTCCTCCGCATCGGCAAACGGGCGCTCAAGAACCGGGTGATGGTGGCGATCGCGGTGGCCGCGTTCCTTGCCATTTATGTCATCAGGCTGCCGTTTCCGCTGATCATCCTGGTTGCAGGGCTGACCGGCTGGATCGGCAACCGCTTGGCACCGGCGCGTTTTTCCGGAGCCGCACGCGGCAAGGACAATTTGCCCGATGTCAGGGGCGCCGTCGACGTCATGTTCGAACGCGGCGACCTCGCTCACACCAAGCCGACGAAATGGCACGCGCCGCGCACCATCGCGATCTGGCTGCCGATCTGGCTCGGGCCGGTCGTACTGATCCTGGCGCTGACCGGCCCTGCCAGTGTTTGGGCACAGCTTGGCGGCTTCTTCAGCCTGATGGCGGTGGTCACATTCGGCGGCGCCTACGCTGCGCTCTCCTATGTCGCGCAGGCAGCGGTGACCTCGTTCGGCTGGCTGGCGCCGGGTGAAATGGTCGATGGGCTTGGTCTGGCCGAGACGACGCCGGGACCATTGATCCTGGTGCTGCAGTTCGTCGGCTTCGTCGCCGCCTATCGTCACGCCGGTGCGATGGGACCGCTTGTGGCCGGATCGCTCGGCGCATTGCTGACGCTCTGGGTGACGTTCGTGCCGTGCTTCTTCTGGATCTTTCTGGGTGCCCCCTACATCGAGGCGCTGCGCGGCAACAAGGCGCTGTCGGCGGCGCTGAGTGCGATCACGGCGGCTGTGGTCGGCGTGGTGATGAACCTTGCGCTGTGGTTCGCACTGCATGTCGTCTTCGGCGCGTTGCACCGTTTTGGTCTTGGGATGGAGCTACCGGTGCTGTCGTCGCTGGATTGGCGCGCCGCGCTGCTGGCGGCGGCCGCCATGGTCGCCATGCTGAAACTGAGGATCGGCATGCTGCCGACATTGGCCGGCTCGGCGCTGGCCGGACTGGCGCTGCTGGCCTTGCCTGCGTAG
- a CDS encoding methyltransferase — MVDSDRIDKLIAGVPPALALRAGLDLGIFTRLGGDAATADSLGAALKVEPARLSRLLYALASIGLLDVEDGQFRNGAEASKFLDASKSTYRGGDHVLLRELWGADLLTAESLRQNRPAALHDFSEAGPESAAAFSRMLAPGGVIFGRNLARELDLSAVRSVIDIGGGAGTILVGLRERWPHIAATLMELPTVAAVAPAILSEYGAGDVVVEEGDITVAPSTGRHDLAILKAVVQVLPPDQARSSILNAARCLTQGGEIAIAGWGVVDDDRLGPPEGVFLNLTFLNLYRAGESYTEGQYRGWMAGAGFRDISRSQLTDGTTLFRGRLTD; from the coding sequence ATGGTGGATTCCGATCGGATCGACAAGCTGATCGCAGGGGTGCCCCCCGCCTTGGCGCTTCGTGCCGGGCTGGACCTTGGCATCTTCACCCGGCTCGGCGGCGATGCTGCGACTGCCGACAGCCTTGGGGCAGCGCTCAAAGTCGAGCCCGCTCGTCTGTCGCGGCTCCTCTACGCGCTCGCCAGCATCGGTCTCCTCGACGTCGAGGATGGTCAGTTTCGCAACGGAGCCGAAGCGTCGAAGTTTCTCGACGCGTCCAAGTCGACCTATCGCGGCGGCGATCATGTGCTGCTGCGCGAACTCTGGGGAGCCGACCTTTTGACCGCAGAGTCGCTGCGGCAGAACCGGCCGGCCGCGCTGCACGACTTTTCTGAAGCGGGGCCAGAATCCGCAGCGGCCTTCAGCCGCATGCTCGCACCGGGAGGGGTGATTTTCGGCCGGAATCTGGCCCGTGAGCTGGACCTCTCGGCGGTCCGTTCGGTGATCGACATCGGCGGCGGCGCCGGGACCATTCTGGTCGGACTTCGCGAGCGATGGCCGCATATTGCGGCGACTTTGATGGAACTCCCGACGGTCGCAGCGGTCGCACCAGCGATCCTGTCGGAATACGGTGCCGGCGATGTGGTTGTCGAAGAAGGCGACATAACGGTCGCGCCATCGACCGGCCGGCATGACTTGGCAATCCTGAAGGCCGTCGTCCAGGTCCTGCCGCCGGACCAGGCGCGCAGTTCGATCCTGAACGCGGCGCGTTGCCTCACCCAAGGAGGCGAGATCGCAATTGCGGGGTGGGGTGTCGTCGATGACGACCGTCTCGGCCCGCCTGAGGGTGTCTTTCTCAATCTCACCTTCCTGAACCTTTACCGCGCAGGCGAATCGTACACGGAAGGTCAGTATCGCGGGTGGATGGCCGGGGCTGGGTTCCGGGATATCTCCAGGTCGCAGCTGACCGACGGCACCACGTTGTTTCGTGGGCGCCTCACGGACTGA